Below is a genomic region from Clostridia bacterium.
GTCCGCCGGCGGACCGGTCCCCCACTCGGGTCTGCCGGCCGCGCTAGATGCAGCGGTTGCGGAGCTCCACCACTACCTGCTCCACGTCCGCGCCCCGGCCTGCCAGCCGGGCCAGCACCTCCTGTACCTGCCGGCGCCGGCCGTAGTCCTGCAGATCGTCCAGCTGCCGGTAGACCCCCAGGCGGCGGCCCAGGCGGAAGTTCTGCCGCTCCTCCTCCGGCAGGCTGAGGTAGCGGTCGATGGTGGCCAGAAGCTCCGGCTTGGCCTCCGGCAGCCGGCCCTCCAGCTCCATGAGCAGGTTGAGGGAGTGGTCGCTCACCACGTAGCTGGTGATGCCGTCCAGGTGTTCGATCAAAAGCCTTATCTCCCGCACCATTTCGTCCTCGGTCGGCACCTCGAAGCGGCCGGCCGCCAGCTCCTCATAAAGCGGCATGGAAGGGATGAGGGCCAGGGTGCGGAAGCGGATGAAGTCCGCGTCGACGGCGTTCAGCACTTCGGCCGTACCCAGGGCGTGCTCCCGCCACCAGGCGCGGCCCCCCAGGCCGGGCATGACGTACTCGCTCAGCTCCAGGCCCGCGGCCTTGGCCCTGCGGCCGCCCTCGATCTGCTCGGCGGCGGTGACTCCCTTCTGCACGTACTCCAGCAGGGGATCGTACCCGGTCTCCAGGCCCACGTG
It encodes:
- a CDS encoding radical SAM protein — protein: MEWGPIRPPSEAASLYLRLTRNCPWNRCRFCHIYKGQRFSRRSVEEIKEDIREARHLADRIKELSWAYGHAGEVTPEVVQMAAYRLGEQAGHIAIWLYHGAKTVFLQDANSLVMSTDDLVEVLDFLRENFSQVERITTYARAKTLARKPVEDLGRLREAGLTRVHVGLETGYDPLLEYVQKGVTAAEQIEGGRRAKAAGLELSEYVMPGLGGRAWWREHALGTAEVLNAVDADFIRFRTLALIPSMPLYEELAAGRFEVPTEDEMVREIRLLIEHLDGITSYVVSDHSLNLLMELEGRLPEAKPELLATIDRYLSLPEEERQNFRLGRRLGVYRQLDDLQDYGRRRQVQEVLARLAGRGADVEQVVVELRNRCI